Proteins from a single region of Bradyrhizobium diazoefficiens:
- a CDS encoding PilZ domain-containing protein, producing MSEGEQRKDRRVAFERPIEARVMAIDGTWQRACKIHDVSEMGAKLVIDGAVTDIGQKEFFLVLSPIGLAYRHCELAWVNGECVGVQFINRGRAAKRARRGETLVE from the coding sequence ATGAGCGAGGGAGAACAACGCAAGGATAGGCGCGTCGCTTTCGAACGACCGATCGAAGCTCGCGTCATGGCGATCGACGGCACATGGCAGCGCGCCTGCAAGATCCACGACGTCTCTGAGATGGGGGCGAAGCTGGTGATCGATGGCGCAGTGACAGATATCGGCCAGAAGGAATTTTTCCTGGTGCTGTCACCCATCGGCCTGGCCTACCGGCACTGCGAACTCGCTTGGGTCAATGGCGAGTGCGTCGGCGTTCAGTTCATCAATCGCGGAAGAGCAGCGAAGAGAGCACGTCGCGGCGAAACCCTGGTCGAGTAA
- a CDS encoding DUF3072 domain-containing protein yields the protein MADNTQKDPKDWVSGDDPMTGAQESYLNTLAEQAHKPVPKKELTKAEASELIDKLKHEAGLEHPSGRRVGRT from the coding sequence ATGGCTGACAACACACAGAAAGACCCGAAGGACTGGGTCTCCGGAGACGACCCAATGACGGGCGCCCAGGAGTCCTATCTCAATACGCTCGCCGAGCAGGCCCACAAACCCGTTCCGAAGAAAGAGCTGACCAAGGCCGAGGCGTCGGAGCTGATCGACAAGTTGAAGCACGAAGCGGGTCTGGAACACCCCTCAGGCCGGAGAGTTGGCCGTACATGA
- a CDS encoding acyltransferase: protein MRGVAALSVVCGHAVSARPDMVGPRLAEGALTILASGVDLFFVISGFIIAATAATQPNPLDFVFRRAVRLFPVYWLVLLAAFVSSSWIALSPGERPALDLGTVFAWTYPNWYLAPAWSLAFELHFYAAVAVLLAIKPSRLFEMLFAGFGLVVLALVFGLELGIYFHPLVLEFGAGVGIAYLQRSGRLHFSRRIPAVAASLFVAGWYWIFVHGTTQPQFARVLTYGLGAGLLIHAVVAVEIERRSFSPVLQWLGKISYSMYIVHYLVVKWIASFAGLWLLSTVGTIIATILLSIGLAAALHFTIEAPILDWGRKLSLMRSHRSMPDLPGSQGRRAYPAGTE, encoded by the coding sequence ATGCGCGGCGTTGCTGCGCTGTCTGTGGTCTGCGGACACGCAGTAAGCGCGCGACCCGATATGGTCGGACCGCGGCTTGCCGAAGGCGCGCTGACCATTCTTGCGAGCGGCGTCGACCTCTTCTTCGTCATCTCCGGCTTCATCATCGCAGCCACGGCCGCGACCCAGCCCAACCCGTTGGATTTCGTTTTCAGACGAGCCGTTCGACTGTTTCCCGTCTACTGGCTTGTGTTGCTGGCGGCGTTCGTCAGCTCTTCCTGGATCGCGCTGTCGCCGGGCGAGCGCCCCGCGCTCGACCTCGGAACCGTCTTCGCATGGACATATCCGAACTGGTACCTCGCACCAGCATGGTCGCTGGCTTTCGAGCTGCACTTCTATGCCGCCGTTGCGGTCCTCCTCGCGATCAAGCCGAGCCGGCTGTTCGAGATGCTGTTCGCCGGATTCGGTCTGGTCGTCCTTGCTCTCGTCTTCGGCCTGGAGCTTGGTATCTACTTCCATCCGCTGGTGCTGGAATTCGGTGCCGGCGTTGGCATCGCCTATCTCCAGAGAAGCGGACGATTGCACTTTTCGCGCCGCATTCCAGCCGTTGCCGCTAGCCTGTTCGTGGCCGGCTGGTACTGGATTTTCGTGCATGGAACGACCCAACCGCAATTCGCACGCGTCCTGACCTATGGTCTTGGCGCAGGATTGCTGATCCACGCCGTGGTCGCTGTCGAGATCGAGCGGCGATCCTTCTCACCAGTCCTGCAATGGCTCGGCAAGATTTCGTACTCGATGTATATCGTCCATTATCTGGTGGTGAAATGGATCGCCAGCTTCGCGGGGCTGTGGCTCCTATCGACCGTCGGGACCATCATCGCCACCATCCTGCTCTCCATCGGCCTCGCGGCCGCCCTGCACTTCACCATCGAAGCACCGATCCTTGATTGGGGGCGCAAGCTCAGCCTGATGCGCAGTCACCGATCGATGCCAGATCTACCGGGATCGCAGGGGCGCCGTGCCTACCCGGCAGGAACCGAGTGA